One Pagrus major chromosome 15, Pma_NU_1.0 DNA window includes the following coding sequences:
- the LOC141009369 gene encoding phosphofurin acidic cluster sorting protein 2 isoform X1 — MMAAAVERGGVRAAFLNPSSGGGGGPAPTSLPTGALAGAVVLGSGSMPVPMNLFATWEIDRSSPSCVPRLCSLTLKKLVVLKELDKELNSLSIAVKIQGSKRLLRSNEYVLPPSGLMETDLELTFSLQYPHFLKRDANRLQIMLQRRKRYKNRTILGYKTLAVGVINMAEVMQHPTDGGQILGLHSNVKEAPVRVAEISVYSLSSQPIDHEDGSGQAGRKTKTSDRSPDMDNYSEEDDDSYSSEQEASDDAVHGQDLYDEDDEVRKPKKPRRKMIRTTSMTRQPNFKQKFVALLKRFKVTDEVLDSDPVDQTQEVEEDLDLLYDSLEVYNQSDSGPEMEDNESVLSTPKPKLKPFFEGMSHSSSQTEIGSIHSQKSQQRELSCPTGDFLTVDRCKVQGARYQDDSITDTTVGEPELDDSGPGPGEVSSWDVNTERMTSTVGKLCKTESQNHMSPSKVENRLQRRPRSTSMKDRQNSKAQSDRTSSMESECSPDSRLIAQVPRKSVYDQLNQILISDERLPENIILINTMEWQGQYVAELLHEQAQPIVSTCSAADVQAAFNTIVTRIQRFCNCNAQTPPTMKVAVAGDQSYLSTILRFFVEQLANKTPDWLSYIRFLVIPIGSHPLAKYVASFDSRFNSIFMDTAWRELFCRTERPASDNIDVAGRVVQYLAGANVSHQFPISEAMLTYKQKRKRSLYFDFYISPDEDSCQKFVPFIGVVKVGIVEQSLSTSVDSDDAMGGNTSILSSPTPPSAGPYGKEIGGTPPQSPSVSTALSGAGSPCSGSEVMGLQVDYWTWQGPEKKKEGEKRDVGLKNTLKSNFRSLQVSRLPCGGELTPPPSMAMTVVTKEKNKKVIFLSKKPKEKELDSKSQVIDGISRLICTAKHQHTMLRVTIDGVEWNDVKFFQLAAQWPTHVKHFPVGIFGYTKPV; from the exons GCTCTGCAGCCTCACACTGAAAAAGCTGGTCGTCCTCAAAGAACTGGATAAAGAGCTGAATTCCCTGTCCATAGCTGTCAAAATACAG GGTTCGAAGCGTCTTCTGAGATCCAATGAGTACGTCCTCCCACCCAGTGGACTGATGGAGACGGATCTGGAGCTCACATTCTCACTACAG taCCCCCATTTTCTGAAGAGGGATGCCAACAGACTGCAGATTAtgctgcagaggaggaaacgCTACAAGAATCGAACCATCCTGGGCTACAAAACTTTGGCTGTGGGAGTTATCAATATGGCTGAG GTGATGCAACACCCGACAGACGGAGGACAGATTCTGGGTCTCCATAGCAACGTGAAGGAGGCGCCAGTGCGTGTGGCGGAGATCAGCGTGTACTCTCTGTCAAGCCAGCCCATCGACCACGAGGACGGTAGCGGCCAAGCTGGCCGCAAAACCAAAACCTCAG ACCGCTCCCCAGACATGGATAACTATTCTGAGGAGGACGATGACAGCTACTCGTCGGAGCAGGAAGCCAGTGATGACGCCGTTCATGGCCAG GATCTATATGATGAAGACGATGAGGTCAGGAAGCCCAAGAAACCCCGGAGGAAAATGATCCGAACCACCTCCATGACCAGA caaccAAACTTTAAGCAGAAGTTTGTGGCCTTGCTGAAGAGGTTCAAGGTAACAGATGAG GTCCTGGACTCTGACCCAGTCGACCAGAcccaggaggtggaggaggatcTGGACTTACTCTACGACAGTCTGGAGGTATACAACCAGAGCGATAGTGGGCCAGAGATGGAGGACAACGAGAGCGTCCTGAGCACGCCCAAGCCCAAACTTAA gCCGTTTTTCGAAGGGATGTCTCACTCCAGCTCCCAGACAGAAATTGGAAGCATACACAGCCAAAAAAGCCAGCAGAGAGAGCTGTCATGTCCT ACTGGAGACTTCCTGACTGTGGACAGATGTAAAGTTCAGGGGGCCCGGTATCAAGATGACAGCATCACAGACACAACCGTCGGG GAGCCAGAGCTTGACGACAGTGGGCCAGGGCCGGGGGAGGTGAGCAGCTGGGATGTCAACACTGAACGGATGACCAGCACTGTTGGCAAGCTCTGCAAGACAGAGTCCCAAAACCACATGTCTCCCAG TAAAGTGGAGAACAGACTGCAGAGGCGTCCACGCAGCACCTCcatgaaagacagacagaactCCAAGGCCCAGAGTGACAGGACCAGCAGCATGGAGAGCGAGTGCTCCCCAGACTCACGCCTCATAGCGCAG GTTCCCAGGAAGTCTGTGTACGACCAGCTGAACCAGATCCTGATATCTGATGAACGCCTACCAGAGAACATCATCCTCATCAACACCATGGAGTGGCaaggacag taTGTAGCCGAGTTGCTCCATGAACAGGCCCAGCCCATTGTGTCCACCTGCTCCGCTGCCGATGTTCAGGCCGCCTTCAACACCATCGTTACTCGCATCCAGAGATT CTGTAACTGCAATGCACAGACACCGCCGACGATGAAGGTGGCGGTGGCAGGCGACCAGAGTTACCTCAGCACCATCCTGAGGTTCTTTGTGGAGCAGCTGGCCAACAAGACCCCGGACTGGCTCAGTTACATACGCTTCCTGGTGATCCCCATAG GTTCTCATCCCCTCGCAAAGTATGTGGCCTCCTTTGACAGCAGGTTCAACAGCATCTTTATGGACACTGCATGGAGGGAGCTGTTCTGCAGGACGGAACGGCCCGCCTCAG ATAACATAGATGTAGCAGGACGAGTGGTTCAGTATCTGGCCGGTGCCAACGTGTCGCACCAGTTCCCTATCTCAGAAGCCATGCTCACCTACAAACAGAAGAG GAAAAGGAGTTTGTATTTTGATTTTTACATCAG cCCTGATGAGGACTCCTGTCAGAAATTTGTGCCATTTATTGGG GTTGTGAAAGTTGGGATTGTAGAGCAAAGCCTCTCAACTTCAG TGGACTCAGATGATGCGATGGGAGGCAACACAAGCATCCTGTCCTCTCCAACACCCCCATCGGCTGGTCCGTATGGGAAGGAGATCGGGGGCACCCCTCCACAGTCTCCCTCCGTGTCCACCGCCCTTTCTGGAGCTGG TTCTCCATGTTCGGGCAGTGAAGTGATGGGGCTCCAGGTGGACTACTGGACGTGGCAAGgcccagagaagaagaaagagggtGAGAAGAGAGACGTGGGACTGAAGAACACCCTGAAGAGTAATTTCCGTTCACTGCAAGTCAGCCGCCTGCCGTGTGGAGGGGAACTCACCCCTCCACCCAGCATGGCCATGACTGTGGTCACCAAGGAGAAGAACAAGAAAG TGATATTTCTCAGCAAGAAGCCCAAGGAGAAAGAGCTGGACTCTAAGAGCCAAGTGATTGATGGTATCAGCAGGTTGATCTGCACAGCCAAGCACCAGCACACGATGCTGAGAG TCACCATTGATGGAGTGGAGTGGAATGATGTGAAGTTTTTCCAGCTCGCTGCCCAGTGGCCAACACATGTCAAGCACTTCCCGGTGGGAATCTTTGGTTACACTAAGCCTGTGTGA
- the mrpl2 gene encoding large ribosomal subunit protein uL2m, translated as MMAVSCLTRALRSLTVSQPALLSSQAVTQTKLGTLVPSTGGQCRGFLTTASLDQNRTQWKKREKYTVNPIGMKKTGGRDHTGKIRTHGIGGGHKQKYRMIDFQRLHYEADKETKPFEEKVVDVRYDPCRSADIALVAGGNRKRWIIATENMQTGDVIKTSGVIGRMAVSANEGDAYPLGALPVGTLVNNLEIQPGKGSEYIRAAGTSGVLLRKVNGTAIVQLPSKQQVQVLETCMVTVGRVSNIDHNKQIIGKAGRNRWLGIRPSSGLWQRKGGWAGRKIKPLPPMKNYVNLPSISNKTT; from the exons ATGATGGCGGTGTCCTGTCTAACTCGAGCCCTGCGCTCCCTGACTGTGTCCCAGCCTGCCCTGCTCTCCTCGCAG GCAGTCACACAGACTAAGCTGGGGACTCTGGTGCCCAGTACAGGTGGACAGTGCCGAGGCTTCCTCACCACAGCCTCTCTGGATCAGAACAGGACACAatggaagaagagggagaagtaCACCGTCAATCCTATAGGGATGAAAAAGACCGGAGGCAGAGATCACACAG GGAAGATAAGGACACACGGCATCGGCGGGGGCCACAAACAAAAATACCGGATGATCGACTTCCAGCGACTGCACTATGAAGCAGACAAAGAGACCAAGCCCTTTGAAGAGAAGGTTGTTGATGTGCGATACGACCCGTGCAG GTCTGCTGACATCGCGCTGGTAGCTGGAGGCAACCGTAAAAGATGGATTATTGCCACAGAGAACATGCAGACTGGAGACGTCATTAAAACATCCGGTGTTATCGGACGCATGGCAG TCTCAGCCAATGAGGGTGACGCATACCCACTGGGAGCTCTTCCTGTGGGGACACTGGTGAACAACCTGGAGATACAACCAGGGAAGGGATCCGAGTACATTCGTGCTGCAG GCACAAGTGGCGTTTTGCTCCGTAAAGTAAACGGAACAGCAATCGTTCAGCTTCCGTCGAAGCAGCAAGTTCAG GTGCTGGAGACCTGCATGGTCACAGTGGGACGTGTGTCAAACATCGACCACAATAAACAAATCATTGGAAAAGCCGGTCGCAATCGCTGGCTCGGCATTCGTCCTTCGAGCGGCTTGTGGCAGAGAAAGGGAGGCTGGGCAGGACGCAAGATTAAACCGCTGCCTCCGATGAAGAATTACGTCAACCTGCCCTCAATCTCAAATAAAACGACATGA
- the LOC141009369 gene encoding phosphofurin acidic cluster sorting protein 2 isoform X2 yields the protein MMAAAVERGGVRAAFLNPSSGGGGGPAPTSLPTGALAGAVVLGSGSMPVPMNLFATWEIDRSSPSCVPRLCSLTLKKLVVLKELDKELNSLSIAVKIQGSKRLLRSNEYVLPPSGLMETDLELTFSLQYPHFLKRDANRLQIMLQRRKRYKNRTILGYKTLAVGVINMAEVMQHPTDGGQILGLHSNVKEAPVRVAEISVYSLSSQPIDHEDGSGQAGRKTKTSDRSPDMDNYSEEDDDSYSSEQEASDDAVHGQDLYDEDDEVRKPKKPRRKMIRTTSMTRQPNFKQKFVALLKRFKVTDEVLDSDPVDQTQEVEEDLDLLYDSLEVYNQSDSGPEMEDNESVLSTPKPKLKPFFEGMSHSSSQTEIGSIHSQKSQQRELSCPTGDFLTVDRCKVQGARYQDDSITDTTVGEPELDDSGPGPGEVSSWDVNTERMTSTVGKLCKTESQNHMSPSKVENRLQRRPRSTSMKDRQNSKAQSDRTSSMESECSPDSRLIAQVPRKSVYDQLNQILISDERLPENIILINTMEWQGQYVAELLHEQAQPIVSTCSAADVQAAFNTIVTRIQRFCNCNAQTPPTMKVAVAGDQSYLSTILRFFVEQLANKTPDWLSYIRFLVIPIGSHPLAKYVASFDSRFNSIFMDTAWRELFCRTERPASDNIDVAGRVVQYLAGANVSHQFPISEAMLTYKQKSPDEDSCQKFVPFIGVVKVGIVEQSLSTSVDSDDAMGGNTSILSSPTPPSAGPYGKEIGGTPPQSPSVSTALSGAGSPCSGSEVMGLQVDYWTWQGPEKKKEGEKRDVGLKNTLKSNFRSLQVSRLPCGGELTPPPSMAMTVVTKEKNKKVIFLSKKPKEKELDSKSQVIDGISRLICTAKHQHTMLRVTIDGVEWNDVKFFQLAAQWPTHVKHFPVGIFGYTKPV from the exons GCTCTGCAGCCTCACACTGAAAAAGCTGGTCGTCCTCAAAGAACTGGATAAAGAGCTGAATTCCCTGTCCATAGCTGTCAAAATACAG GGTTCGAAGCGTCTTCTGAGATCCAATGAGTACGTCCTCCCACCCAGTGGACTGATGGAGACGGATCTGGAGCTCACATTCTCACTACAG taCCCCCATTTTCTGAAGAGGGATGCCAACAGACTGCAGATTAtgctgcagaggaggaaacgCTACAAGAATCGAACCATCCTGGGCTACAAAACTTTGGCTGTGGGAGTTATCAATATGGCTGAG GTGATGCAACACCCGACAGACGGAGGACAGATTCTGGGTCTCCATAGCAACGTGAAGGAGGCGCCAGTGCGTGTGGCGGAGATCAGCGTGTACTCTCTGTCAAGCCAGCCCATCGACCACGAGGACGGTAGCGGCCAAGCTGGCCGCAAAACCAAAACCTCAG ACCGCTCCCCAGACATGGATAACTATTCTGAGGAGGACGATGACAGCTACTCGTCGGAGCAGGAAGCCAGTGATGACGCCGTTCATGGCCAG GATCTATATGATGAAGACGATGAGGTCAGGAAGCCCAAGAAACCCCGGAGGAAAATGATCCGAACCACCTCCATGACCAGA caaccAAACTTTAAGCAGAAGTTTGTGGCCTTGCTGAAGAGGTTCAAGGTAACAGATGAG GTCCTGGACTCTGACCCAGTCGACCAGAcccaggaggtggaggaggatcTGGACTTACTCTACGACAGTCTGGAGGTATACAACCAGAGCGATAGTGGGCCAGAGATGGAGGACAACGAGAGCGTCCTGAGCACGCCCAAGCCCAAACTTAA gCCGTTTTTCGAAGGGATGTCTCACTCCAGCTCCCAGACAGAAATTGGAAGCATACACAGCCAAAAAAGCCAGCAGAGAGAGCTGTCATGTCCT ACTGGAGACTTCCTGACTGTGGACAGATGTAAAGTTCAGGGGGCCCGGTATCAAGATGACAGCATCACAGACACAACCGTCGGG GAGCCAGAGCTTGACGACAGTGGGCCAGGGCCGGGGGAGGTGAGCAGCTGGGATGTCAACACTGAACGGATGACCAGCACTGTTGGCAAGCTCTGCAAGACAGAGTCCCAAAACCACATGTCTCCCAG TAAAGTGGAGAACAGACTGCAGAGGCGTCCACGCAGCACCTCcatgaaagacagacagaactCCAAGGCCCAGAGTGACAGGACCAGCAGCATGGAGAGCGAGTGCTCCCCAGACTCACGCCTCATAGCGCAG GTTCCCAGGAAGTCTGTGTACGACCAGCTGAACCAGATCCTGATATCTGATGAACGCCTACCAGAGAACATCATCCTCATCAACACCATGGAGTGGCaaggacag taTGTAGCCGAGTTGCTCCATGAACAGGCCCAGCCCATTGTGTCCACCTGCTCCGCTGCCGATGTTCAGGCCGCCTTCAACACCATCGTTACTCGCATCCAGAGATT CTGTAACTGCAATGCACAGACACCGCCGACGATGAAGGTGGCGGTGGCAGGCGACCAGAGTTACCTCAGCACCATCCTGAGGTTCTTTGTGGAGCAGCTGGCCAACAAGACCCCGGACTGGCTCAGTTACATACGCTTCCTGGTGATCCCCATAG GTTCTCATCCCCTCGCAAAGTATGTGGCCTCCTTTGACAGCAGGTTCAACAGCATCTTTATGGACACTGCATGGAGGGAGCTGTTCTGCAGGACGGAACGGCCCGCCTCAG ATAACATAGATGTAGCAGGACGAGTGGTTCAGTATCTGGCCGGTGCCAACGTGTCGCACCAGTTCCCTATCTCAGAAGCCATGCTCACCTACAAACAGAAGAG cCCTGATGAGGACTCCTGTCAGAAATTTGTGCCATTTATTGGG GTTGTGAAAGTTGGGATTGTAGAGCAAAGCCTCTCAACTTCAG TGGACTCAGATGATGCGATGGGAGGCAACACAAGCATCCTGTCCTCTCCAACACCCCCATCGGCTGGTCCGTATGGGAAGGAGATCGGGGGCACCCCTCCACAGTCTCCCTCCGTGTCCACCGCCCTTTCTGGAGCTGG TTCTCCATGTTCGGGCAGTGAAGTGATGGGGCTCCAGGTGGACTACTGGACGTGGCAAGgcccagagaagaagaaagagggtGAGAAGAGAGACGTGGGACTGAAGAACACCCTGAAGAGTAATTTCCGTTCACTGCAAGTCAGCCGCCTGCCGTGTGGAGGGGAACTCACCCCTCCACCCAGCATGGCCATGACTGTGGTCACCAAGGAGAAGAACAAGAAAG TGATATTTCTCAGCAAGAAGCCCAAGGAGAAAGAGCTGGACTCTAAGAGCCAAGTGATTGATGGTATCAGCAGGTTGATCTGCACAGCCAAGCACCAGCACACGATGCTGAGAG TCACCATTGATGGAGTGGAGTGGAATGATGTGAAGTTTTTCCAGCTCGCTGCCCAGTGGCCAACACATGTCAAGCACTTCCCGGTGGGAATCTTTGGTTACACTAAGCCTGTGTGA